The Tenebrio molitor chromosome 5, icTenMoli1.1, whole genome shotgun sequence genome has a segment encoding these proteins:
- the LOC138131982 gene encoding putative protein MSS51 homolog, mitochondrial, giving the protein MNDNMNFYYFALCHVCKIASPDLKKCSNCKVPYYCSRRHQAKDWPKHKTICKAIAKTNTIRVFPSNCSADDFNNFKYTSSLLWRYEIGRELDTVEQQMWMFPKVCSVCFSREAEIVCQKCLSVAYCSEEHQNSHRGSHEDVCPSLKLCILIQQTLNDEQILVDWLNFKLPKEVKSLPDSLEEVIKLMGFTNPANFTKRHVDYIVMTEYFAPAVNMLYALGKSGFLNGRRAKKASFCVHIVGSDRTEDQISWVLVIEFLSHWIINLKAMKIILIGPEIKETQAVGINLRCQECRAKNFAGTIIRIRGLYHDQVDLIARPDLVVAFNSGLHEFIDNEKDTWKKSIPKLIGTKGIPAILTAYTEKELNGDLARFQESRVNYLVKPRRNPYSSLRPNRNWEEGSEPIFYQSGYVAVITKK; this is encoded by the coding sequence ATGAACGACAACatgaatttctattattttgcCCTGTGTCACGTATGTAAAATCGCTTCTcccgatttaaaaaaatgcagcAATTGCAAAGTTCCGTATTATTGTTCTCGACGGCACCAAGCGAAGGATTGGCCCAAACACAAAACCATTTGCAAAGCGATCgctaaaacaaacacaattcgCGTGTTTCCGTCCAACTGTTCCGCCgatgatttcaataattttaagtacacCTCGTCACTTTTGTGGCGCTATGAAATAGGAAGAGAGCTCGATACCGTGGAGCAGCAGATGTGGATGTTTCCCAAAGTGTGTTCAGTTTGCTTTTCCAGGGAGGCAGAAATCGTGTGCCAAAAGTGTCTCAGTGTGGCCTACTGTTCAGAGGAACACCAAAATTCTCACAGAGGGAGTCACGAAGATGTGTGTCCCAGTCTAAAGTTGTGCATACTGATCCAGCAGACTTTGAACGACGAACAGATTTTGGTAGACTGGCTGAATTTCAAATTACCTAAAGAGGTAAAATCACTACCAGACTCGCTCGAGGAAGTTATAAAACTGATGGGGTTCACAAATCCTGCAAATTTCACCAAGAGACACGTGGACTACATCGTGATGACTGAGTATTTCGCCCCCGCGGTCAACATGTTGTACGCGTTGGGAAAATCGGGATTCTTGAATGGACGTCGCGCCAAGAAAGCCAGCTTCTGTGTGCACATTGTAGGCTCTGATCGTACAGAAGACCAAATCTCGTGGGTCCTAGTCATCGAATTTCTCTCCCACTGGATAATTAATCTCAAAGCGATGAAGATTATTTTGATTGGACCTGAAATCAAAGAGACCCAAGCCGTCGGTATTAATCTGAGGTGTCAAGAATGCCGCGCCAAAAATTTTGCGGGGACGATCATAAGAATCAGAGGCCTCTACCACGACCAAGTCGATCTTATCGCGCGACCCGACTTGGTGGTCGCCTTCAACAGCGGCCTCCACGAGTTTATCGACAACGAAAAGGACACTTGGAAAAAGAGCATTCCGAAATTGATCGGTACCAAGGGAATCCCCGCGATTCTCACCGCTTACACCGAAAAAGAACTGAACGGGGACTTGGCACGGTTCCAAGAGTCGCGCGTCAATTACCTTGTCAAGCCGCGGAGGAATCCCTACTCGAGCCTGCGACCCAACAGGAATTGGGAGGAAGGGAGCGAGCCCATCTTCTACCAAAGCGGATATGTTGCTGTTATTACCAAAAAATAG
- the LOC138131988 gene encoding NADH dehydrogenase [ubiquinone] 1 alpha subcomplex assembly factor 3 isoform X1: MLRHAINVINSTKTHINSFRRFLHVGQRLNSPGAYDAEGKTTVHILNNEAELGLMVNGFSQVGFRLNNDITVLGSMIIFPRSVLSWNVGDYTEITEESLSLLTILEPKLDLVVLGIGDPPKNLKVYQDLLPFSRKHKLTFEILPTEQACATFNFLSSEGRHVAGALIPPETITPTGDDLLQTKLRYQNLYETE; this comes from the exons atgttgaGACACGcaataaatgtaataaattcgACGAAAACTCACATCAACAG TTTTAGGCGATTTTTACATGTAGGTCAGAGGTTAAATTCGCCGGGAGCTTACGACGCCGAAGGAAAGACAACCGTACATATTCTAAACAACGAAGCCGAGTTAGGCTTGATGGTCAACGGCTTTAGTCAA gtAGGTTTTAGATTAAATAATGACATAACAGTGTTAGGTTCAATGATAATATTTCCAAG GTCGGTTCTGTCATGGAACGTTGGCGACTATACAGAAATCACAGAGGAGTCTCTCAGTTTATTAACGATTTTAGAGCCCAAATTAGATCTAGTCGTATTAGGAATAGGAGACCCTCCCAAAAACTTGAAAGTCTACCAAGACCTTTTACCCTTTTCCCGCAAACACAAACTGACTTTCGAAATTCTCCCCACTGAGCAGGCTTGCGCCACATTCAATTTTCTCAGTTCTGAGGGTAGACACGTGGCTGGTGCCTTAATACCGCCAGAAACGATCACCCCAACTGGCGACGACCTACTCCAGACTAAATTAAGATACCAGAATTTGTACGAAACTGAATAA
- the GrlHz gene encoding uncharacterized protein GrlHz has protein sequence MAESGIRTPPCFLQSTSRENIFDFTLPEQSTQSSVTALLIYCKNKILNPYLRLLSVVGLRPLITNQLEPCFCFQFVNYIYTIQLVVLLLLGYVLQYMACFRRDRGFCFKEASNPYLLQTEITHIYEQICHASILFSFIIPSALHLLAFFHALTVFRNSDDDQLPVLMERVFLSSTNTSNGQSSQKKLVRTLWFFVALTAIWMALSLVAVIFMVTNGPIVFKWMEHAPPGVTTGLKILLVVCTLWHDVVQATVISNYCLQTQLLTTYLQFLQTKLLQNPVQPLEWIRYIETFKKMLGFINDEVAPSVCIFTFVNMSCVTSGVLWFFNYDSVDKQTVPIVGISVLNVALWSIVAVAPFIQASRLSNECESLRNTGQEVRTRPFVHQATPRNDLDSILLYTASLKLKAKLFCIPITGKYLCLVFMFGALCMLVLGQCHYFNDN, from the exons ATGGCGGAGAGCGGCATCAGAACTCCTCCCTGCTTCTTGCAGTCCACTAGTCGG GAGAACATCTTCGACTTCACCCTGCCCGAGCAGAGCACCCAATCGAGCGTGACCGCTCTCTTGATTTACTGCAAAAACAAAATCCTAAACCCTTACTTGCGCCTCTTGAGCGTGGTGGGCCTGAGACCCCTCATAACCAACCAGCTGGAACCGTGCTTCTGCTTCCAGTTCGTCAACTACATCTACACCATCCAGCTGGTCGTGCTGCTGCTGCTGGGGTACGTCCTCCAGTACATGGCGTGCTTCCGGAGGGACCGCGGCTTTTGCTTTAAAGAAGCGAGCAACCCGTACTTGTTGCAAACGGAGATCACTCACATTTACGAGCAAATCTGCCACGCGTcgattttgttttcttttattatacCCAGCGCTTTACACCTGCTCGCCTTCTTCCACGCCCTCACCGTCTTCAGAAACTCGGACGACGATCAGCTACCCGTGCTGATGGAGAGGGTGTTTCTCTCCTCCACCAACACCTCCAACGGCCAATCCAGCCAAAAGAAACTTGTCAGGACGTTGTGGTTCTTCGTGGCGCTGACCGCCATCTGGATGGCGCTCTCGCTGGTCGCGGTGATCTTCATGGTGACCAACGGACCGATAGTTTTCAAGTGGATGGAGCACGC TCCGCCGGGGGTCACCACCGGTCTCAAGATCCTCCTGGTGGTGTGCACGCTCTGGCACGACGTCGTCCAAGCCACCGTCATCTCCAACTACTGCCTCCAGACGCAACTCCTCACCACGTACTTGCAATTTCTGCAAACCAAACTCTTACAAAACCCCGTCCAACCCCTGGAGTGGATCAGG TACATCGAAACTTTTAAGAAAATGCTCGGATTTATTAACGACGAAGTGGCGCCCTCTGTCTGCATTTTCACATTCGTCAACATGTCTTGCGTCACTTCTGGCGTCTTGTGGTTCTTCAACTACGACAGCGTGGACAAGCAGACCGTTCCGATCGTGGGGATCAGCGTTTTGAACGTTGCGTTGTGGTCTATAGTCGCGGTGGCTCCTTTCATACAG GCTTCGAGGTTGTCCAACGAGTGCGAGAGTTTGCGCAACACCGGTCAGGAAGTCAGGACGAGACCGTTTGTCCACCAAGCCACCCCTCGCAACGATCTCGACTCCATATTGTTGTACACGGCGAGTCTAAAGTTGAAGGCCAAGTTGTTTTGTATTCCAATAACGGGAAAGTATCTGTGTTTAGTGTTTATGTTTGGAGCGCTGTGTATGCTGGTTTTGGGGCAATGTCACTACTTTAATGACAACTGA
- the l(2)34Fd gene encoding nucleolar protein 10: protein MQVSDPNNVKIYNLSAGKSLPEWLSERKRRALLKKDVDIRRRIELIQDFDMPGLSTTIRVSRDGQYVLATGIYKPRIKCFDVNNLSLKFERCFDSEAVTFEILSDDYSKLVFLQCDRYIEFHSAQGRYYRLRIPKFGRDMKYHYPSCDLFVVGASSDIYRLNLERGQFMTPYTSTASAINKCEVNPVHNLFVCGTQEGRVEAWDPRSKNLVGTLDCAFSCVTENKELEGFPSVTALKFNGGLHMAVGTATGQVLLYDIRSNKPFFVKDHMYGLPIKDVEFHHQQDLIFSMDSSVVKIWDKNNGKLYTSIEASTEFNNLCVVPKTGLFFIANENTKIKTYYIPTLGPAPRWASFLDSLTEELEESNAENIYDDYKFVTKEELEKLGLDHLIGTNLLRAYMHGYFMDVRLYKKAKSVANPFEFEEYRKKKIRETIEKDRGNRVQVHKLPKVNKDLALKLMNDQTKDKKKKESAGSLLQDSRFARLFENPDFEVDKNADEYRLLNPVLSRLDQNKKKELKKKLLAQEFEPVEEELEGKNSSEESSDEYEESSDDDHTWTKDVKKQYKIIQREHREKERLEEKEEEGAGKQPKLFELRQGEEYKGIHSLKKKINKAPLGERVESESTSVRLLGSVGHREMTFSTHKKRNKSSDMKNRKHREERKQLVRPVNGIRSKHKPSYFRNKKK from the exons ATGCAGGTTTCTGATCctaataatgtaaaaatatacaatttaaGTGCAGGAAAGTCTCTACCAGAA TGGTTATCGGAGCGCAAGCGGAGGGCTTTGCTCAAGAAAGACGTAGACATTCGTCGAAGAATCGAGCTCATTCAAGACTTCGACATGCCCGGACTGAGCACAACGATCAGAGTGTCGCGAGATGGTCAATACGTTCTCGCCACAGGTATTTACAAGCCCAGAATCAAGTGTTTCGACGTCAATAACCTCTCTCTCAAGTTTGAACGATGTTTTGACTCAGAAGCCGTCACTTTCGAGATACTCAGCGACGACTACAGCAAA TTGGTGTTTTTGCAATGTGACCGCTACATTGAATTTCATTCCGCGCAGGGGCGTTACTATAGGTTAAGGATACCAAAGTTTGGAAGGGACATGAAGTACCACTACCCCAGTTGCGATTTATTTGTAGTAGGGGCGAGTTCTGATATTTACAGGCTAAATCTAGAAAGGGGTCAATTTATGACACCTTACACCAGTACTGCTTCTGCTATAAACAAATGTGAGGTCAATCCAGTTCacaatttgtttgtttgtggGACCCAAGAAGGAAGAGTTGAAGCTTGGGACCCCAGAAGTAAAAATTTGGTTGGCACGCTTGATTGCGCCTTCAGCTGTGTAACAGAAAATAAAGA attggaAGGATTTCCTTCCGTCACCGCTTTAAAGTTCAATGGCGGATTACACATGGCTGTAGGTACAGCCACTGGGCAAGTGTTGCTCTATGACATTCGCTCAAACAAGCCATTTTTTGTGAAGGACCACATGTACGGGTTGCCCATCAAGGACGTGGAGTTTCACCATCAGCAGGATCTAATTTTCTCGATGGACAGTTCAGTTGTGAAGATTTGGGACAAAAACAAT GGAAAACTGTACACGTCAATAGAAGCCTCTACTGAATTCAACAATTTGTGCGTCGTCCCAAAAAcgggtttattttttattgcaaacgaaaatacaaaaataaaaacttattaCATCCCAACGCTGGGTCCCGCGCCGCGATGGGCCAGCTTCCTCGACTCGCTGACTGAAGAACTCGAAGAATCAAACGCCGAAAATATTTACGACGATTACAAGTTTGTAACGAAAGAGGAATTGGAGAAACTGGGACTGGATCATCTCATAGGAACCAATTTGTTGCGAGCTTACATGCATGG ATATTTCATGGACGTGAGATTGTACAAGAAGGCCAAGTCGGTGGCGAATCCGTTCGAATTTGAAGAATACCGCAAAAAGAAGATCAGAGAAACCATAGAAAAGGATAGAGGGAACAGGGTCCAAGTGCATAAATTGCCAAAAGTGAACAAAGATCTGGCCCTCAAGTTGATGAACGACCAGACGAaagacaaaaagaagaaagagaGCGCCGGCAGCCTTCTTCAGGACAGCAGATTTGCAAGACTCTTTGAGAATCCAGATTTTGAGGTCGACAAGAACGCCGACGAGTACCGCCTCCTTAATCCGGTGCTGTCGCGTCTGGACCagaacaagaaaaaagaattgaAGAAGAAGCTTCTGGCGCAGGAGTTCGAGCCGGTCGAGGAAGAGTTGGAGGGTAAAAACAGTTCTGAAGAGTCGTCGGACGAGTACGAAGAAAGTTCCGACGACGATCATACGTGGACCAAAGACGTGAAAAAGCAGTACAAGATAATTCAGAGAGAGCACAGAGAAAAGGAACGACTGGAAGAGAAAGAAGAGGAGGGTGCAGGGAAACAGCCCAAGTTGTTTGAATTGAGGCAAGGGGAAGAATACAAGGGGATACACAgtctgaagaaaaaaattaacaa GGCACCGCTGGGAGAACGTGTAGAATCGGAAAGCACGTCCGTCAGGCTGTTGGGCTCCGTGGGGCACAGAGAAATGACATTCTCGACTCACAAGAAGAGGAACAAATCGTCGGATATGAAGAATAGGAAGCACAGAGAGGAGCGGAAACAGTTGGTGCGACCGGTCAACGGGATCAGATCGAAACACAAACCTTCGTACTttagaaataagaaaaagtaA
- the LOC138131988 gene encoding NADH dehydrogenase [ubiquinone] 1 alpha subcomplex assembly factor 3 isoform X2 gives MLRHAINVINSTKTHINRRFLHVGQRLNSPGAYDAEGKTTVHILNNEAELGLMVNGFSQVGFRLNNDITVLGSMIIFPRSVLSWNVGDYTEITEESLSLLTILEPKLDLVVLGIGDPPKNLKVYQDLLPFSRKHKLTFEILPTEQACATFNFLSSEGRHVAGALIPPETITPTGDDLLQTKLRYQNLYETE, from the exons atgttgaGACACGcaataaatgtaataaattcgACGAAAACTCACATCAACAG GCGATTTTTACATGTAGGTCAGAGGTTAAATTCGCCGGGAGCTTACGACGCCGAAGGAAAGACAACCGTACATATTCTAAACAACGAAGCCGAGTTAGGCTTGATGGTCAACGGCTTTAGTCAA gtAGGTTTTAGATTAAATAATGACATAACAGTGTTAGGTTCAATGATAATATTTCCAAG GTCGGTTCTGTCATGGAACGTTGGCGACTATACAGAAATCACAGAGGAGTCTCTCAGTTTATTAACGATTTTAGAGCCCAAATTAGATCTAGTCGTATTAGGAATAGGAGACCCTCCCAAAAACTTGAAAGTCTACCAAGACCTTTTACCCTTTTCCCGCAAACACAAACTGACTTTCGAAATTCTCCCCACTGAGCAGGCTTGCGCCACATTCAATTTTCTCAGTTCTGAGGGTAGACACGTGGCTGGTGCCTTAATACCGCCAGAAACGATCACCCCAACTGGCGACGACCTACTCCAGACTAAATTAAGATACCAGAATTTGTACGAAACTGAATAA
- the Mpp6 gene encoding M-phase phosphoprotein 6, with protein MEDVKSIQLSKSILDMKFMKKTKERVEKEKEDAEGKAMYFNEITNEMRQSGNIVFSETSIFTCKNLIEGRLSFGGMNPEIEKLMANDYDKKKQDVEKRKETDISDVQMAKEYTTVNVPAPRRPVEKIATPAAFFLASLGVGLSSYSVTQMLATSKRRSNA; from the exons ATGGAGGACGTGAAGTCGATACAGTTGTCTAAGAGCATCCTCGACATGAAATTTATGAAGAAAACCAAAGAGAGAGTGGAAAAAGAAAAGGAAGATGCTGAAGGAAAAGCGATGTATTTCAACGAAATCACGAACGAGATGCGACAAAGCGGTAACATAGTCTTCAGCGAGACGAGCATATTCacctgtaaaaatttaattgaggGGCGTTTGTCATTTGGCGGTATGAATCCAGAAATAGAGAAATTGATGGCAAATGACTACGATAAGAAGAAGCAAGATGTTGAAAAACGCAAAGAAACAGACATTAGCGATGTGCAAATGGCCAAAGAATACACCACTGTG AATGTTCCAGCGCCGCGCCGCCCCGTCGAGAAGATAGCGACTCCTGCCGCCTTTTTCTTGGCATCTCTGGGCGTCGGACTTTCTTCCTACAGCGTGACACAAATGTTGGCCACATCTAAACGACGTTCCAATGCGTGA
- the LOC138131983 gene encoding uncharacterized protein — protein sequence MSKVQFYYFSLCHICKQPSPDLKKCNKCKILHYCSREHQAQDWPNHRTLCEVMSRNSRFIVLPPGSNANDLQHFKHLNGLVWQCELTRELQLFEHHMWMFPKLCAHCYTSEVSIICDNCSSVTYCSEEHRKAHSETHEKYCTKLKLCLKINQHCFNTDKEYDWVHFTINREVKVLPENMEAVLDMMEFAKFDKTKDDISLVLLSEYFCPIVNVVHALEKSEFIANRQGKNTKLVIHVVGPRREDYKSWLPLLEFLSHWIVNLKMAKIYMISADIKGEQKFSLNMMCDECTKKKFVGTFIMMEGVYHKTVQLIPRPDLVVGFDNALNEFSDDNNRWRDSVLKLLRFKGTPLLLTAYTESDLQTNMSQYNFNHITFYVPPGVNPYRSLRPCRYSSSETEGAVVYQHNFATIITKRQTT from the coding sequence ATGAGCAAAGTACAATTCTACTACTTTTCGTTGTGTCACATTTGCAAACAACCTAGTCCAGATTTGAAAAAATGCAACAAGTGCAAGATCCTCCACTACTGCTCTCGAGAGCACCAGGCCCAAGACTGGCCCAACCACCGCACCCTTTGCGAAGTGATGTCCAGAAACAGCAGATTCATCGTGCTTCCACCTGGTTCAAACGCGAACGATTTGCAGCATTTCAAGCACCTGAACGGGCTGGTGTGGCAGTGCGAGCTTACAAGAGAGTTGCAACTTTTCGAACACCACATGTGGATGTTCCCCAAGCTCTGTGCCCACTGTTACACCAGCGAAGTGTCCATCATCTGCGACAACTGCTCGAGCGTGACTTACTGCTCTGAAGAGCATCGAAAAGCGCACAGCGAGACTCACGAGAAGTACTGCACAAAACTGAAGTTGTGCTTGAAAATCAACCAGCACTGTTTCAACACCGACAAAGAGTACGATTGGGTCCATTTTACGATAAACCGCGAAGTGAAAGTCCTGCCTGAGAACATGGAGGCGGTGCTGGACATGATGGAATTCGCCAAATTCGACAAAACGAAAGATGATATCAGTCTCGTTCTGTTGTCAGAGTACTTCTGCCCTATCGTTAATGTGGTCCACGCTTTGGAAAAGTCGGAGTTCATAGCGAACCGTCAAGGGAAAAACACCAAACTGGTTATCCACGTCGTAGGGCCCAGACGCGAGGACTACAAGTCTTGGCTGCCCCTTCTAGAGTTCTTGTCCCACTGGATTGTCAACTTGAAAATGGCCAAAATTTACATGATCAGTGCCGACATCAAGGGCGAGCAAAAGTTCTCGCTGAACATGATGTGCGACGAATGCACGAAAAAGAAGTTCGTGGGGACCTTCATAATGATGGAAGGGGTCTACCACAAGACCGTTCAGCTGATTCCGCGTCCGGACCTGGTGGTGGGATTCGACAACGCTCTCAACGAGTTCAGCGACGATAACAACCGGTGGAGGGACAGCGTGCTCAAGTTGCTCCGCTTCAAGGGAACTCCCCTTTTGCTGACGGCTTACACCGAATCCGACTTGCAGACCAACATGTCCCAATACAATTTCAATCACATCACCTTTTACGTCCCGCCCGGGGTCAATCCCTACCGCAGCTTGAGACCTTGCAGGTACAGCTCGTCCGAAACCGAAGGCGCGGTCGTCTACCAACACAATTTTGCGACCATCATTACCAAACGCCAAACGACGTAA
- the Rpn8 gene encoding 26S proteasome non-ATPase regulatory subunit 7, producing MPSQEVSTTKVVVHPLVLLSVVDHFNRMGKIGNQKRVVGVLLGCWRAKGVLDVSNSFAVPFDEDDKDKSVWFLDHDYLENMYGMFKKVNARERVVGWYHTGPKLHQNDIAINELIRRYCPNSVLVIIDAKPKDLGLPTEAYQAVEEVHDDGSPTSKTFEHVPSEIGAEEAEEVGVEHLLRDIKDTTVGTLSQRITNQLLGLKGLHLQLRDIRNYLVQVSEEKLPINHQIIYQLQDIFNLLPDISQDTFNKAFYVKNNDQMLVVYLAAMVRSIIALHNLINNKLTNKDAEEGKKEENKKDKDSKEKDKEKEKDTKKDEKKK from the exons atgccGAGTCAAGAAGTGAGCACAACAAAAGTGGTGGTTCACCCCTTAGTTTTATTAAGTGTGGTGGATCACTTTAATCGGATGGGAAAAATCGGCAATCAGAAACGTGTGGTGGGTGTGCTTTTGGGGTGCTGGCGCGCCAAGGGTGTCCTGGACGTGTCGAACAGTTTTGCAG TGCCATTCGACGAAGACGACAAGGACAAGTCGGTGTGGTTCTTGGACCACGACTACCTCGAAAACATGTACGGTATGTTCAAAAAAGTCAACGCCCGCGAAAGGGTAGTGGGGTGGTATCACACGGGCCCCAAACTGCACCAGAACGACATCGCAATCAACGAATTGATCCGGCGCTACTGTCCGAACTCGGTCCTCGTGATAATCGACGCCAAACCCAAGGATTTGGGGCTGCCGACCGAGGCCTATCAAGCCGTTGAGGAGGTCCACGACGACGGCTCCCCCACGTCCAAGACGTTCGAGCACGTCCCGAGCGAGATAGGCGCCGAGGAGGCGGAAGAAGTCGGCGTGGAGCATCTCCTGCGCGACATCAAAGACACCACAGTGGGGACACTCTCACAGAGGATCACGAATCAGTTGTTGGGCCTGAAAGGTCTACACTTACAGTTGCGCGACATTAGGAATTATCTCGTTCAAGTCAGCGAAGAGAAGCTGCCCATCAACCACCAAATCATCTATCAGTTACAAgatatatttaatttattgccAGATATAAGTCAAGACACGTTCAATAAAGCGTTCTATGTCAAGAACAACGATCAGATGTTGGTAGTGTATCTGGCGGCGATGGTCAGGTCGATCATAGCGCTCCACAATTtgataaataacaaattaaccAATAAAGATGCAGAAGAGgggaaaaaagaagaaaacaagAAGGACAAAGACAGTAAAGAGAAAGACAAGGAGAAGGAGAAGGATACGAAAAAGGACGAGAAGAAGAAGTga